One Mobula hypostoma chromosome X2, sMobHyp1.1, whole genome shotgun sequence genomic window carries:
- the trappc4 gene encoding trafficking protein particle complex subunit 4, whose amino-acid sequence MVVFSVYVVNKAGGLIYQYDNYSPRTDVEKTFSYPLDMVLKVYDERVVVSFGQRDGIKVGYAVLSVNGMDVNGRYMADNRDVLEYLNTSFNYPLAIRFGRPRLTSNEKLMLASMFHSLFAIGSQLSPEPGSSGIEVLETDTFKLHCFQTLTGIKFIVLADPRQAGIDSLLRKIYEIYSDYALKNPFYSLEMPIRCDLFEQNLKVALEVAEKAGTFGATS is encoded by the exons ATGGTGGTGTTCAGTGTTTATGTGGTGAATAAAGCGGGGGGCTTGATATATCAGTATGACAATTATTCGCCTCGCACTGATGTGGAGAAGACCTTTAGCTACCCGCTGGACATGGTGCTAAAGGTGTATGACGAGCGGGTGGTGGTGTCTTTTGGTCAGAGGGATGGCATTAAAG TCGGATATGCTGTTCTTTCAGTCAATGGGATGGATGTAAATGGAAGATACATGGCTGACAACAGGGATGTGCTGGAGTATTTAAACACCTCTTTTAATTATCCTTTGGCAATTCGGTTTGGACGGCCTCGTTTGACATCCAATGAGAAATTAATGTTGGCCTCCATGTTTCACTC GTTATTTGCAATTGGTTCCCAGTTGTCACCAGAGCCTGGAAGTTCTGGGATTGAAGTGTTAGAAACGGACACTTTCAAACTGCACTGTTTTCAAACCCTAACAG GAATTAAGTTCATTGTGTTGGCTGACCCTCGACAAGCTGGAATTGATTCCCTCCTACGGAAGATTTATGAAATTTATTCAGACTATGCTCTTAAAAACCCATTCTACTCTCTTGAGATGCCAATCAG GTGTGATCTCTTTGAACAGAATTTGAAAGTGGCTTTGGAAGTAGCAGAAAAGGCTGGAACATTTGGAGCAACATCTTGA